In Pseudobdellovibrionaceae bacterium, the sequence CCGCTCCATTCGTAAGCGTAAAACGGCGTGGCGCGATCTTGCAGATCCGCCAGGCGGTGCTCTTTCAAGCCGAAAACCAATTCGCCGTTTTTGTACTTCAGGAAAGCCATGGCTTAGTTGTTATCCAAATCGAAGCGGGAGTGCATCGCTTGCGCCGCTTTGGTCAGATTTTCGCTATCGATGACGGCGCTGATCTTGATCTCGGAGGTCGTGACCAGATGGATCGGCACGTTTTGTTCGTTCAAAACTTCGAAGAAACGTGCCGCAACACCGGGGTGATTCCGCATGCCGACGCCGACGACCGAGATCTTCGCGACTTTGTCCATGACCGTGATATCGGTTTTCGTGCCTTTGAGCAGACCCGCGAGCACCGTTTGTGTGAGCGGCATATCTTCGACGGTCGTCGAGAACGCGATCTTCTGACCTTCTTGCATCTCGGATTGCGTGATGATGTCGACGACGACGCCTTTTTTCGCGAGCTCGTCGAACAGACGCGCCATGAACTGCGGTCCTTTCTCGACGGGGAAAAGTTGGAAGATCACGGTGTTCGGATCGTGAGTGACGGATGTGACCGCGGCGTTTTCCATGATTTCTCCTTCGGGGACGATCCAGGTGCCGGACCGTTTTTCAAATGTACTGCGGACGTGAATGCGGACGTTGTACTTCGCGCCGATTTCGACCGAGCGGATATGCAAGACTTTCGAGCCCAGCGACGCCATCTCCATCATCTCGTCGAATGACAGACGGGGGATTTCGCGGGCTTTGGGAATTAAACGAGGATCCGCCGAAAAAACGGCGGGAACGTCCGTGTAGATTTCGCATTCGCCCAGACCCAAAGCCGCCGCGACCGCGACGCCCGTGGTGTCCGATCCGCCGCGCCCGAGCGTCGTGATGTTCATGCGCTCGTCGACCCCTTGGAAGCCGGCGACCACGGGAATGATTTTTTCCTTCATGCAGCGTTCGATCTCGGCGGTCGAGATGCGCTGGATGCGCGCCTTCGAGTGAATCGAATCCGTGTGAATTCCCAACTGGAACGCGAGGAAGGGCTGCGCGCGCAGGCCGCGTTTCTCGAGCGCGATGCAAAGCAGACCGACCGAAACCTGCTCGCCCGAAGCGACCAGCAAGTCGTACGCGGCGCCACGGTAGCGGGGATCGATCGATTGCGCGAGCGAGACCAGGCGATTGGTTTCACCCGACATCGCCGAGACCACCGCGATCGGGTACACGCCCTGACCGACGGACTCTTGCAGAAGATCCGCGACGGCCTCGATGCGCTCGATACTGCCGACGGAGGTGCCGCCGAATTTTTTGACGATCCATCCGGGCCAAGCGCTTGGACTTTGGGCCGGGGACGAGGTTTTAGAAGCGGTATTGGCGTTCATGATTGAGGCATTAAAGAAAAGCGGCTCGGGATGGTCAACGGTAAACTCTGGACCTATGTCAGGTTTTCCGTCGTCGGGGCGCGGGGAGAGCCGGAATGTTTCAACTTCGCGGTCCGGTTTCCGAAAAGAATTTCGGAGGAACAGCTCTATGTCGCATCCTTTGTGGACGCTTTATAACAGTGTCACCGAACAAACTATCGAGAATCTCGATGTTCCCGGTGCCGTGGGCGCTTTGAGCACTTACTCCATGGAAGAGCTCGCCGTCTGGTTCGCCTGGCATGAAGGATTGTCAGACTGGAAACCCATTTTGGAACTGCCGGAGTTCGCGGGTCAGCTTCAGCCGCAGTCGGAAGTGACTCAGCCGGCGATCCCGGCCAAGCCCGCTTTGAGTTTGGTCGCCGAACCGGCACCGACCCCGGCGGCACCGACGCCCGAGCCGGTCGCCCCGGAGGCGCCCGTCCCCGTCGAACCTCTCGCGGAGGCCGCTCCCACTCCCGCACCGGTCACGACCGAAGCGTGGGAACCCGAGGTTTTCGAGGAGGATGTCTCTGAGAAGACCGCGTTCGGTTACCGCCCCCCGCAAGATGAAGTCACGAAGACCGTCGAAGTGACGGTCACCAACTTCGAGGTGACCGAGGTCACCGAAGTGACCGCCATCGGTCACGCGGCGCCTACCCCGGCGGCCCCCGTCGCGCCGGCTCCGGCTCCGGTCGCCGCTCCGCTGCCGACCCCGTCGTTCGAAGTCCCCGCCGCCGCATGGACGGCCCCGCAGGTGGACGCTCCGGTCGAGTCCGCTCCGCCGGCTTCCGCGCCTGCGGACGTCGCCCAAACGGATGACGGCACTCACCTCTTCTGGATGACCGAAGGTCCCGACGGGCAAATGCAACCCGCAAGTCTTGATGAGATGACGGGAAGCCACGTCCATACGGGCGCGGCGCCGGTCGTTTTGTCGGAAGAATCCGAGCATCTTGCCGCGCAAGCGGAGTCGATGCCCGAACATGGCGATTCGGTCGTGGCGAAAGTTGGCACGCCCTCGCGCCAAGCTTCGTTTCCGCTCGCGAGCGGTTCGGCTCCGGGCGGTACTCCCGCATCGAGCGCTTCGAACAGCTCGGGCGCCGATCGCCGTAAGTATCCGCGTTTCGACATTCGTTATCGCGTGATCGTACGGAACGACAATCTGACCTTCCGGACATTCAGCCGCAACATTTCTTTGGGCGGAGTCGCTCTGGAAATGCCGGTGCCCGAAGCGCTGCTGGGTTCGGAATGCCAAATCTACGTTGGCAATCCGCGCACGGGTGAAAACATCCGTTTTTCCGGGAAGCTTGTCGCCAATCGCAACGACTCGCAGTTCTTCGTGTTCTTGAAGTCGTCGCCCGACAGCCTGACCAAACTGCAAAAGTGGGTCGAGGCGCACCAGTCGCACAGCAAACGCGCGGGTTGATCCCGCGCGCCGGTCCACCCTATCGGGATGAAGTGAACTGCCAGGGGTAATTGACGATCGTCGATTGCCCATTCGCCGATTTCGGCCATTGAATCCCGCGCACCACGTCCAAAACGCAACCTTCGAGCGAGGGCAGTTTCAATTCACTGCGTTCGAGCTTCGCGTTCGAGGTCGCCCCGTTCGCCGTGATCGTCCAGCTGAGGACCATGCGGCCTTTGATTTTCGGTTTTACGAGCAGTGCTTTTTCGTAGCAGTTTCGAATCTCTTTGTTGTACGTGCGGATGGTCCGCAGCACCGAAGCCCGATCTAATCCACCCGTCACGCTTTCGCGACCGGTGTTGCCGCGGGCATCGTTGTTCGTATAGCGCACGCTCGCCAGGCTTCCCGATTCGGAGCCCTGCAAACTACCCAGATTATTCACGGCGCCTTGATCGGACGCTTTCACCGAGGTCGAAGCTTCGTCCAAAGAACGGCCTTTGTCGCGATCGGCGATTTCGCCAGCGGGCGCCTGTTTCACGACGAAGCCGCCCTTACCGGAAGCGGTGTCCGAAACGATCCCTTGATTCAACACGCGGTCCGCCTTCACTTGGGCGTCTTTTTTCGCACGTAAATTGGCGAGCAGCCCCATCTTCGTGACGTCCTTCTTTTCCGCCGGGGCGGAAGGACGGTTTTCTTTCGGCGGAGCTTTTTCCGGAGCGACGGCTTCGGCTTTCTGCTGAATCACTTCCTGTACGGGAACATTCGACATCGGCACGGCCTCTTCGCGAGGTTGCGCGGGCTCGAAAAGTTCCTGCTCTTTTTCCGAGGGCGGCGCGGGCGGGGGCAGCGAGCTGACCACGACCTGCGCGATCCGCGGGGGCGTGGGATCTTTGATGGCTTCCTCTAACGGCAGTCGCGCAACGATGAAGATGACCAGCATGAGCACGGCGAGCGCGCCCACGTTCCACAAAAGGAACGGGTCCTTCCAGTTGATGCGTGGTGCGGGCGGGGATTTGACCTCGGGGACCAGACGTAAATAGTAATCGTGCAGGTTCCAACGAACCTGCAGCAGATCGTTCGGCCCCAGAACGGTTTCCTTCAAGTCATCCTGACGAATCGGGAAGCCCCGCAAGTAGGCCCGGGCCTCGGGGACGCGCTCGAGACTGAATTGTGCCCGTGACTCGTGCGGCGTGTGCATCATGACCTGAGGCAAGTCGGGAAGCGCGTGGTAACCGATCTTGAAGGTTCCCAGCTGGGTATGGCTGATATCGACCACGCGTTCACGTTGGGAATCGACGGTCACGATCTCCAGAATTTGCGACTCACTGTGGAAGGTGTAGGACGTATCGTCTTCGTCGCGGTGCTGACGCAGGCGCGAGGACAGAAGTCCCTTCTTCACTTGGGTTTCTGCGAGGGGATCGAAGAACCAACGGAACTCGAAATCCGAAACGGCGACTTTTTCCCGTCCGATGAGTTGCCCCATCCCGGAGCCCGTATCCGACGCCGCCGTCGCGTCCACGGAAGCCGCATCGGCCGCGATGCCGGCGTAAATGTCGAGGATGGACCAGTCCATTTCACCGGGTTGGGGCTCGCCTTCGCCGATCCACTCGATCAAGAAGTGGACGGGGCGGATGCCGGGATAGCGCAGGACGATGTCGCACGCCGGGGAGCGACCGACGAGTACACTCGCTTTGTCGACCGCTGCGCGGGTCAGCTCACGTCCGTTTTTCGAAATCTCCAGAACCCACATTATTTAAATCCGTCCTATTTGCCTTGGCGCCGGTAGAGGGGTTTGCGGTTGCGTTCGACCGCATGGAAGTCGTTGAAGTTGCCACGTAGATACATGACCGCGTCCAGATCGGGCGTTCCCACGTCCATCTGCAAGAAGAGCTGCGGCGCCTTCCGTTGCCCTTCGATGACCTCGGTTTCGAAATCCAAAACTTTGCCGGCATTGGCACCGGTTTCGGTGATCTCGACGTCTTCCTGAGCGAAGGCGAGGCTCGCGGCGAAAAGGGGAATAAGGGCGAGGACTCGTAGTTTCATCGTTACTCCTTCGCCGCCGACAGGCTGAGGTTTTTCCACTTTTCGAAAAGATCTTTTTGTCCGAGCTCGTTCAGTTCGCTGGCGACATAACGGGCCAGGCCCGGATTGGCCGGTTGCGAGAAAAGAATGCGGGTCCGCAGCTCAAAATAGGCGCCGCCCGCAAGCCCTTCGGTTTTCCACTGATCCAGCGCGATCAGCGCGCCGGCATACTGTTTCTTCTTCAGCAAATCTGCGACGACATCCGTGGCTTCACCTTTCGGCGTGGGCCAGCGATCGAGGGCCGGGAAGGCCAAAGGCGACGCCGGCGATGCGGCGGCGTTCTTTTCGACGCCCGCGGCGATTTTTCGATACTCGGCCGCTTGTTTCGTGAATTCACCGGCAAGTTCCGCGATGGCGGCCTTGTATTCCGCGACTTGGGCCTTCGCCAGGCCGTCGGGGAGGGGGGCCTTCTCGAGCACGTCGGCGGTCCGCTCTTCCGCTTTTTCGGCGGCCTTCAAGATTTCGATTTGTTCATTGGGCGCGCGGCCCTCGAGGTCCTTCACGACACGCGTGCGAAGCCCGCGCACTTTTTCGGCGGCGGTCTGCGCTTGGGTTTCGTATTTCGCTTTCGATGTCTTCGCGGTGGGGAAAGTGATCTTCGCCAAGTCCTTCAGGGCTTTAGAGGCACCCGCGGGCGCGACGGGACCGTCGTAGACGCCGCGTAGAGCCCCTTTCAATTTCGCGGGCACGACGGGATCCAGACGTTTTTGGTCGACCTGCAATGCCAGTAACAGAAGTTTCTTCTCGTTTTCGTTGCGCGGTGCCTGCGCGCTGAGTTCCTTGATCAAGTTTTCGGGAAGGGTCAAAGCCCACACGCCGAAGATGTACTCCCGCGCTTTGGTATCTTTGATGGAAAGCCCGGCGCCGCCGTTCAATCCTACCGTGGCCGAAGCGAAGGCGAGCTCCAAGACGCCCTTCTGCGGAGAAGCGGCGTAGTCCTGGGTCATCGCGATCGCTTTGGCGAACTCGCCTTTGCGCAAGTGGTACTGCGCGAGACCTTGAATCTGCGCGCCGTAGGCTTTGGCGCGACGGGCGGCGGGAACGTTCATCAGTTCACCGCTCGCCTGATCGAACATTTTGCGCTCAAGCAGTTGCTCGATCAGGTTTTTGCGGGCCACGTCCGCCTTTTCGGCGTCGGGATTCGATTTCAAGAATTCGCTGACGTTCTTCGCATAGTCTTCGAACTTATTCCCGGCCAAGTTTTTCTGCGCGAGTTTCAAGTTCGCCTCACGCGCGAGCGCGCGGGCGTCCTCGCTGAATTTGTCTTGCGTCAGTTTGAAGTCGGCGTTGGCGACGTCGAAATACTGTTCGGCCTGGAAACGCGCGAACTGCTGGCGGTAGAAAGACTCGGTGGTTTGCTCAAATTGATGGATCTTCGCGGCCAACGCGGCGGCATCGTCGAACTTCTTCTCATCCTGTTGCAAGCCGACCAGCCGTTTGGCGACCAGCGCCCAGTCCGCGTCGGGTTTGCGGTCGGCGATGAAGGTTTCCAGGCTTTGTCGAAGTTGCGGCTTCAGCGAGGCGTTTTCGGGAACCAAGTTGTCCAACGCGCGTAGCCGGCTCATTTGCGCGGCTTTGCGTAGGTTGGCGCCGGTTTTGGAGTCTTCCATGATGCGGTTCGAGACTTCGAGCGCGCACTTGTGCTTTTTCTGTTCCTCGCAGACCTTGATCCACAGCATGTACGAGTTTTCGCGTTCCCGGGAGGCCTGATAGTAGGAAATGTGGAAGAACAGCGCTTGCACCAAGCGGTCGGTGACAACGCCGGGTTCGATGTTTTCGGCGGTCTTGATCTTGCCGTTCAAAGTGTCGACGTGCGCGCGGATCAGGTGGAATAACTCCTGCTCGAGGTCGTTCGCCATCTCGCCCCACCGGGCCAGACCGGGCTTCCAACCGATCTTTTCGATTTCGTCCCGGATCGTGATGAATTCATTATAAGGCTCGGTCGCGGCGTACTCACGTTGCGATCCACGCAAAGTGGAAACCAGAATCTGCAGCCGTTTCACCGGATCTTTTTCGATCTTGGTCAGCTCGGCCAATAGTTCGGGTTTACGCTTCGTCGAGCTTTGCGTTTGGAAAAATCCGTAAACTTGAACCAGGAATTCGCCTTGGGAATCGCGGTCATCTTTGAAATTCGTTTTGGCGAACTGAATGATGTCCGTTTCGCCACGGTGAAGCGTGACGACGTAGGCAAGGTCTTTCAAAGCGTCGTAGCCGAAGGGACCCGCCGCTTCTTTACCCGCGATCATCAAGAAGTGTTTTTCGGCTTGATCGAGGTTGTTCAGATTCACGTAACACCAAGCCATCTTGTAGATCGCGAGGGTTTTCTGTGAGTCGTTATATTTCTTGAAATGGCGCTGGAAGATATCGAGCGAATCTTGGTAGCGGTCTTTTTCGAAGGACTGCTCGGCCAGAAAGAGCGACAGCGCCTGACCGTAGTTCGCCTGCGGATCGATGTCGATCGCTTGGCGGAAAGATTCCGCGGCGGCATTTTCATCGTTCAAGTTCAGGTGCGCCAATCCCATGTAGTACGCGGCCCGTGAGCGTTGGGCGGGGGCCAGACCACCGGCCGCGAGGACGGGTCCCAAACTCGTCACGACTTTGCGATTGGCGTCGCGTTCATTTTTCTTCTCAACCGCGGTCAGTTTGTCTTTCGCCCGGTAGGCTCCCGAGAGCGCCAAGTAGGTCCCGGCCTCGGAAAGCGTCAGCTTCGCGCGTTTTTCCGGATTCCGCTCGCTTTTGATGAGCGTTTGGAAACCTTTGATCATCGAGATGAGTTCTTTCGTCGATTTACTGGAAAGTTCACCCTGCGAAATCAAAAGGTCCGCTTGAACCACGCGGCCGGGTTTCTTGCGTACGACTTTCGCATCGGATTTCGCCGAGGCCGCGTTGGCCACGTTCCGTTGGGTGGTCGGTGCCGTCGCGCGCGCGTTGGCCTTGGGCTTTTTCGCCCAAACGGCATCCGGGATCAGGGGGGCCAGCGCGAGGGGAAGTAGCAACCCCATCACCGCGACGGCCCGTTTTATTTGGCCTCGGTTTTGGCGCACTGACTTTCTCCGATATACAAATGCTGTCCTAATTCATCGATCCAATCTTCGGCGTCTTCCACGGGCCAGAATTCACGCCGACTGGCCATCAAGGCCCCGCGATCGGGAACGACATCGGTCACGATGATTTCCTTGTCCAAGGCGACCGACAGCCGAGAATACGCAAGGACGGTTTTGAACTGCGATTCCAGGCGACGACGTTCGGAAGCGAAGCGGGACTCGAGGGCCTTCATGATGCTCGCTTGTTCCCTTAGTTTGGCGTCCTTATTCTTGTCGGCCGGAACTTCCGCGGTCGCCAACTTGTACAAAACCTTCGTTTCCACGTCCGATTGGGCCCACTCTTCCAGTCGGTAGTTGCCGGCCTTCGGGTCCAGACGTTTCATGATGGTTTCGACGTTCGAAAGGGCCTTTTTATGTTCGTCCATCCGGCAGAGCTTTTTGAACAGGTAAAGTTGAACCAAATAGGTCTCGGGCTCAAGGTAACTCGAGAAATAGGACGACTGCTGCGAGGCGATGGCCCCCATCGCGCGGTCATAACGTTTCGCGCGGAAGGCGGCCCACATCTTTTCGAAAAGGACTTGGCGGAACTTGTAATAATCCGGCGGAATCCACTCGTAGACTTCCATGGATTCAAGGTACCGGCCGGCTCCGTAAAGGGTGCGCGCCATATTGTGCACGACCGTCCAATACAGAAAACGGGGCGCGCGCGATCCGCGACGCATTTCTTTTTTTAGATGTCGGGCGACGATTTGGTACATGCGGAAGGCGTCGTTGAACTTCGACTGCGATTGCAATGCATCCGCGCGCGTGAGCGACGTATTGATTTGCCGTTCGACTTTCGAAGTGGGCGCTTTCACGGGTCTGAGGCGATCCCATTTGGCCAGGTAATCGAAACCGACTTGGGGGCGTTCATACAGAATTTGACGGACTTCCCACCACTGTTTGAAGGTCCGCGGCCGGGTGGTGAGCTGTTTCACCAAAACCCGCGCAAGGACGTCGTCACGCAGATCCACCGCGCCCTGGACTTCCTTAACCAGCGAATCCACCGAAGCGGGAGCCTGCGCGAAAGCGCCGGTCGCCGTGACTACTAAGATTGTCGAGATCCAATACCGCATCATCAGTCTCCAACCGCCACGAACAGGATGGATTGGAAACCCGAATCCCGGTAAAAGCGCAGAACATCGTACACGTCCCGGTAGGGGGTGTTCGCGTCGGCCACGATGTTCAAAAGGTAACCCGATTTTTTAATTTCGTTCGGTAGGGCCGCGAGGTATTCCCGGATGGCCTGACGCTGGATCGCGAGGTTTTCGCTTTCCGAATTGGGACGGAATTCCACGAGCGAGGCTTTCGACTCGTTGATCGACAAGGTTACCTTACCGTCATGAATCGTGACCTGCGGCGCGCTTTGAACCTGCGCGGTGTTCGAGGAGCGCGGCAGCTTCATCGAATTCGGCTGGAAAATGGAACTTTCCCCGAAAACCGTTCCCATAATCAGGAAGATGATCAGGATCGCGCAAATATCAATCAGCGCGGTGAGGTTCAAGGTGATGATCTCACGGTTGGGTCGGCGTCGAAAAAACATGTTTGAACCTCCTTTCTTTCTTTACTCGGACGTACGTGCGTCGACTTCGTTATATGAATACAAAACCACGTCCGGCAGCTGCTCGCGCGCGCCATCCATCATGGCGATCAGGATCTGGTAAGGGATCTCCGCGGATAGCGACATCTGCAGCGTGTTTTCATTCGGGTACTGATCTTTAAACTTTTTCACGAGCGCGCGGGTTTCGTCCTGCACGGTCATGGCCCGGCCCACCAGGAATTTGGGGGCGACGAGCGCCGTCTGCGCACCGGGTTTGGCCCCGCGCCACTCCAAGCGGATCTGCAAAGAATTGTCGCGGATGTAGGCCATCATCTTCGGCGCGAGTGGTTCGGTTTTTCCGGGCTCGGACATCACGGTGGTGACCGAGGAGGGCGGGACTTGCAGATTCGTAAAGCCCATGAACGTCGTCGACAACAATAG encodes:
- a CDS encoding aspartate kinase, whose amino-acid sequence is MNANTASKTSSPAQSPSAWPGWIVKKFGGTSVGSIERIEAVADLLQESVGQGVYPIAVVSAMSGETNRLVSLAQSIDPRYRGAAYDLLVASGEQVSVGLLCIALEKRGLRAQPFLAFQLGIHTDSIHSKARIQRISTAEIERCMKEKIIPVVAGFQGVDERMNITTLGRGGSDTTGVAVAAALGLGECEIYTDVPAVFSADPRLIPKAREIPRLSFDEMMEMASLGSKVLHIRSVEIGAKYNVRIHVRSTFEKRSGTWIVPEGEIMENAAVTSVTHDPNTVIFQLFPVEKGPQFMARLFDELAKKGVVVDIITQSEMQEGQKIAFSTTVEDMPLTQTVLAGLLKGTKTDITVMDKVAKISVVGVGMRNHPGVAARFFEVLNEQNVPIHLVTTSEIKISAVIDSENLTKAAQAMHSRFDLDNN
- a CDS encoding PilZ domain-containing protein, translated to MSHPLWTLYNSVTEQTIENLDVPGAVGALSTYSMEELAVWFAWHEGLSDWKPILELPEFAGQLQPQSEVTQPAIPAKPALSLVAEPAPTPAAPTPEPVAPEAPVPVEPLAEAAPTPAPVTTEAWEPEVFEEDVSEKTAFGYRPPQDEVTKTVEVTVTNFEVTEVTEVTAIGHAAPTPAAPVAPAPAPVAAPLPTPSFEVPAAAWTAPQVDAPVESAPPASAPADVAQTDDGTHLFWMTEGPDGQMQPASLDEMTGSHVHTGAAPVVLSEESEHLAAQAESMPEHGDSVVAKVGTPSRQASFPLASGSAPGGTPASSASNSSGADRRKYPRFDIRYRVIVRNDNLTFRTFSRNISLGGVALEMPVPEALLGSECQIYVGNPRTGENIRFSGKLVANRNDSQFFVFLKSSPDSLTKLQKWVEAHQSHSKRAG
- a CDS encoding FHA domain-containing protein yields the protein MWVLEISKNGRELTRAAVDKASVLVGRSPACDIVLRYPGIRPVHFLIEWIGEGEPQPGEMDWSILDIYAGIAADAASVDATAASDTGSGMGQLIGREKVAVSDFEFRWFFDPLAETQVKKGLLSSRLRQHRDEDDTSYTFHSESQILEIVTVDSQRERVVDISHTQLGTFKIGYHALPDLPQVMMHTPHESRAQFSLERVPEARAYLRGFPIRQDDLKETVLGPNDLLQVRWNLHDYYLRLVPEVKSPPAPRINWKDPFLLWNVGALAVLMLVIFIVARLPLEEAIKDPTPPRIAQVVVSSLPPPAPPSEKEQELFEPAQPREEAVPMSNVPVQEVIQQKAEAVAPEKAPPKENRPSAPAEKKDVTKMGLLANLRAKKDAQVKADRVLNQGIVSDTASGKGGFVVKQAPAGEIADRDKGRSLDEASTSVKASDQGAVNNLGSLQGSESGSLASVRYTNNDARGNTGRESVTGGLDRASVLRTIRTYNKEIRNCYEKALLVKPKIKGRMVLSWTITANGATSNAKLERSELKLPSLEGCVLDVVRGIQWPKSANGQSTIVNYPWQFTSSR
- a CDS encoding biopolymer transporter ExbD, producing MFFRRRPNREIITLNLTALIDICAILIIFLIMGTVFGESSIFQPNSMKLPRSSNTAQVQSAPQVTIHDGKVTLSINESKASLVEFRPNSESENLAIQRQAIREYLAALPNEIKKSGYLLNIVADANTPYRDVYDVLRFYRDSGFQSILFVAVGD
- a CDS encoding biopolymer transporter ExbD, whose product is MDEMFSREQRRNQIDLNIVPIMDMLICVIFFLLLSTTFMGFTNLQVPPSSVTTVMSEPGKTEPLAPKMMAYIRDNSLQIRLEWRGAKPGAQTALVAPKFLVGRAMTVQDETRALVKKFKDQYPNENTLQMSLSAEIPYQILIAMMDGAREQLPDVVLYSYNEVDARTSE